A single region of the Yersinia entomophaga genome encodes:
- the hflC gene encoding protease modulator HflC yields the protein MRKSILFVVAVVLIALYASLFVVQEGQRGIVLRFGKVLRDNDNKPLVYAPGLHFKIPFIETVKTLDARIQTMDNQADRFVTKEKKDLIVDSYLKWRISDFSRYYLATGGGDISQAEVLLKRKFSDRLRSEIGRLDVRDIVTDSRGRLTSDVRDALNTGTVDDEAVTTEADNAIASVAARVEEETRGKQPAVNPNSMAALGIEVVDVRIKQINLPAEVSDAIFQRMRAEREAVARRHRSQGQEEAEKLRATADYEVTRTLAEAERQARITRGGGDAEAARLFADAFSKDPDFYAFIRSLRAYENSFNSGNDVMVLSPDSDFFRYMKSPDNSSKRP from the coding sequence ATGCGTAAGTCGATCTTATTCGTCGTGGCTGTGGTGCTGATTGCGCTCTATGCTTCATTATTCGTGGTACAGGAAGGCCAGCGCGGGATTGTGCTGCGTTTCGGTAAAGTACTGCGTGATAACGATAACAAACCTTTGGTGTACGCACCGGGGCTGCATTTCAAGATTCCTTTCATTGAAACAGTGAAGACCTTGGATGCGCGTATTCAGACCATGGATAACCAAGCTGACCGCTTCGTGACCAAAGAGAAAAAAGACCTGATTGTCGATTCATACCTGAAATGGCGTATCAGTGATTTTAGCCGTTACTATCTGGCAACCGGTGGTGGCGATATTTCTCAGGCAGAAGTGTTATTGAAACGTAAGTTCAGTGACCGCCTGCGTTCTGAAATCGGTCGTTTGGATGTGCGTGATATTGTTACGGATTCTCGTGGTCGCCTGACCTCTGATGTCCGCGATGCGCTGAATACCGGTACCGTAGATGACGAAGCCGTTACTACCGAAGCCGATAATGCGATTGCTTCCGTAGCTGCGCGTGTTGAAGAGGAAACCCGTGGCAAACAGCCTGCGGTGAATCCGAACAGCATGGCGGCACTGGGTATTGAAGTGGTTGACGTGCGTATCAAGCAAATCAACCTGCCGGCTGAAGTTTCTGATGCGATCTTCCAGCGTATGCGCGCTGAGCGTGAAGCGGTCGCTCGTCGTCACCGTTCACAAGGTCAGGAAGAAGCGGAAAAACTGCGTGCAACTGCTGACTACGAAGTGACTCGTACTTTGGCAGAAGCTGAGCGTCAGGCGCGTATTACTCGCGGCGGCGGTGATGCAGAGGCGGCTCGTCTGTTCGCAGATGCATTCAGTAAAGATCCAGATTTCTATGCCTTTATTCGTAGCCTGCGCGCCTATGAAAATAGCTTTAACAGCGGCAACGATGTGATGGTGTTGAGTCCGGACAGCGATTTCTTCCGCTATATGAAATCTCCGGATAATTCCAGCAAACGTCCGTAA
- a CDS encoding DUF2065 domain-containing protein yields the protein MNSTIWLALGLVLVLEGLGPMLYPKAWRKMIQAMTQLPDSTLRRFGGALVVAGVVIYYMLRSRMGG from the coding sequence ATGAACTCCACAATCTGGTTAGCACTGGGGCTGGTTTTGGTGCTTGAAGGGCTAGGTCCGATGCTCTATCCCAAAGCATGGCGTAAAATGATTCAGGCGATGACGCAGTTACCTGACTCCACGCTACGTCGTTTTGGCGGTGCATTAGTGGTTGCTGGCGTCGTCATCTACTACATGTTGCGTAGCCGCATGGGTGGCTGA
- the mutL gene encoding DNA mismatch repair endonuclease MutL, with translation MPIQILPPQLANQIAAGEVVERPASVVKELVENSLDAGATRIDIDIEKGGAKLIRIRDNGCGIAKDDLSLALARHATSKISSLEDLEAILSMGFRGEALASISSVSRLMLTSRTAEQNEAWQAYAEGRDMAVTIKPAAHPVGSTLEVLDLFYNTPARRKFMRTEKTEFGHIDEVVRRIALARFDVAIHLTHNGKLVRQYRAAPDPSQHERRLASICGPAFLQHALAISWQHGDLNIRGWVADPSAARTPSEMQYCYVNNRMMRDRLINHAIRQAYQDLLKDDQQPAYVLYLDIDPHQVDVNVHPAKHEVRFHQARLVHDFIYQAVTSVLQQSAEPALIVSEDGEIEAPRWQPENRVAAGGNKYAQPQPEKTAIQQQYVAPRVANTGSHTSAREPRAPAYTPPAPYQKQQGELYRELLKPAPATDKLPEQQPAAVIKSRKDEEPLRSGQYSFGRVLTVLPPCYAVIEYGQGLALLSLTVAERWLKQAQLNPPEEGLRPQPLLIPLKLTLDKNEATACQHHQKLLITMGIELAIEHGRATLRAVSLPLRQQNLQKLIPELLGYLSQHKEMSPEVLATWIARRLGSEHEVWNVSQAIQLLTDVERLCPQLVQSPPAGLLQPIDIQAALATLTHESY, from the coding sequence ATGCCGATTCAGATATTACCGCCACAACTCGCCAACCAAATTGCCGCCGGTGAAGTGGTAGAGCGGCCTGCGTCGGTAGTAAAGGAGTTGGTGGAAAACAGTCTGGATGCTGGTGCCACGCGAATCGATATTGATATTGAGAAAGGTGGCGCAAAATTAATCCGCATCCGTGATAACGGCTGTGGGATAGCTAAAGACGACTTATCGCTGGCGTTAGCGCGCCATGCAACCAGTAAAATCAGTTCGTTGGAAGATCTGGAGGCCATTCTCAGCATGGGCTTTCGCGGTGAGGCGTTGGCCAGTATTAGCTCGGTTTCCCGTTTGATGCTGACCTCGCGTACCGCCGAACAGAACGAAGCCTGGCAGGCTTACGCCGAAGGGCGGGATATGGCGGTGACCATCAAACCCGCCGCCCATCCGGTAGGCAGTACGCTGGAAGTGCTGGATTTGTTTTATAACACGCCAGCGCGGCGTAAATTTATGCGCACGGAAAAAACCGAATTCGGCCATATTGATGAAGTGGTACGCCGCATCGCGTTGGCGCGCTTCGACGTGGCGATTCACCTCACTCACAACGGCAAGCTGGTTCGCCAATATCGAGCGGCCCCAGATCCTTCGCAGCATGAACGTCGTTTGGCCAGTATTTGCGGCCCGGCCTTCCTGCAACATGCGCTGGCGATTTCATGGCAGCACGGTGATTTGAATATTCGTGGCTGGGTGGCCGACCCCAGCGCTGCCCGAACGCCTAGCGAGATGCAATATTGCTATGTCAATAATCGCATGATGCGCGATCGGCTGATTAATCACGCTATCCGTCAGGCTTATCAGGATCTGCTAAAAGACGATCAGCAGCCCGCTTATGTGTTGTATCTGGATATTGATCCTCATCAGGTGGATGTGAATGTTCATCCGGCCAAGCATGAAGTTCGCTTCCATCAGGCACGTTTGGTCCATGATTTTATCTATCAGGCGGTGACCAGCGTTTTACAGCAAAGCGCAGAACCAGCGCTGATTGTCTCCGAAGATGGCGAAATTGAAGCCCCGCGCTGGCAGCCGGAGAATCGGGTGGCCGCTGGTGGAAATAAATACGCTCAGCCACAGCCGGAAAAAACAGCCATTCAGCAGCAATACGTGGCTCCACGGGTTGCCAATACGGGTTCTCATACTTCTGCACGTGAGCCTCGAGCGCCAGCCTATACGCCGCCAGCGCCTTATCAAAAACAGCAGGGTGAACTGTATCGCGAATTGCTGAAACCGGCTCCTGCGACGGATAAGTTGCCAGAACAACAGCCTGCGGCAGTGATAAAAAGCAGAAAGGATGAAGAACCGCTGCGCAGCGGACAATACAGCTTTGGCCGGGTATTGACGGTGCTGCCACCCTGCTACGCGGTGATAGAATATGGTCAGGGCTTGGCATTGCTTTCTCTAACGGTTGCCGAACGCTGGCTGAAACAGGCGCAGCTTAATCCGCCAGAGGAAGGGTTGCGTCCGCAGCCGTTGTTGATTCCGCTTAAACTGACTTTGGATAAAAACGAAGCCACGGCCTGCCAGCATCACCAGAAATTATTGATTACCATGGGAATCGAACTGGCGATTGAACACGGACGAGCGACGCTACGTGCAGTATCTTTACCATTACGCCAACAAAATTTACAAAAACTGATACCGGAACTGTTAGGCTATCTGTCGCAACATAAGGAGATGTCGCCGGAGGTACTTGCCACCTGGATTGCCCGCCGCCTTGGCAGTGAGCATGAGGTCTGGAATGTATCCCAAGCGATACAATTATTGACGGATGTCGAACGTCTTTGTCCGCAGCTGGTGCAATCACCCCCTGCCGGGCTTTTACAACCTATTGATATACAGGCCGCATTGGCAACTTTAACCCATGAGTCATACTGA
- the nsrR gene encoding nitric oxide-sensing transcriptional repressor NsrR, which translates to MQLTSFTDYGLRALTYMASLPPGQMTSISQVTEVYGVSRNHMVKIINQLSRAGLVTAVRGKNGGIRLGKPAESIRIGDVVRELEPLSLVNCCSDFCHITPACRLKQVLHQAVQNFLKELDNYTLADMVKDNAPLYKLLLVE; encoded by the coding sequence GTGCAGTTAACAAGTTTTACTGATTATGGCCTACGGGCGCTTACCTATATGGCTTCGTTACCGCCGGGGCAGATGACTAGCATCTCTCAGGTGACCGAGGTCTATGGGGTATCGCGCAATCACATGGTGAAAATTATCAACCAGTTGAGCCGTGCCGGATTAGTGACCGCAGTTCGAGGCAAAAACGGCGGCATTCGGTTAGGCAAACCGGCAGAAAGTATCCGTATCGGCGACGTCGTGCGTGAACTTGAGCCTCTGTCTTTGGTGAACTGTTGCAGCGATTTTTGCCATATCACCCCAGCCTGCCGTTTGAAACAGGTGCTCCACCAGGCTGTACAGAATTTCCTTAAAGAGCTGGATAACTATACTTTGGCCGATATGGTTAAAGATAACGCTCCGCTCTACAAGTTATTACTTGTTGAATAG
- the miaA gene encoding tRNA (adenosine(37)-N6)-dimethylallyltransferase MiaA, whose protein sequence is MSHTENLNRPPAIFVMGPTASGKTALSIALRQHLPVELVSVDSALIYRGMDIGTAKPSAEELALAPHRLIDIRDPAESYSAADFRKDALKEMAEITAAGRIPLLVGGTMLYFKALLEGLSPLPSADPEVRQRIEAQAAERGWEALHQQLTEIDPVSAVRIHPNDPQRLSRALEVFFISGKTLTELTKISGETLPYQVHQFAIAPASRELLHQRIELRFRQMLDAGFETEARALFNRGDLHTDLPAIRCVGYRQMWSYLAGEIDYDEMVFRGICATRQLAKRQMTWLRGWESVHWLDSDKPEQALDSVIQVVSA, encoded by the coding sequence ATGAGTCATACTGAGAATTTGAACCGGCCCCCAGCTATATTCGTGATGGGGCCGACCGCTTCCGGCAAAACGGCGCTTTCTATTGCGCTGCGTCAACATTTGCCTGTGGAGCTTGTCAGCGTGGATTCCGCGCTAATTTATCGCGGTATGGATATCGGTACCGCCAAGCCCAGCGCAGAAGAGCTGGCGCTGGCTCCCCACCGATTAATCGATATTCGCGATCCGGCTGAATCCTACTCGGCCGCTGATTTCCGTAAAGATGCTCTGAAAGAAATGGCTGAAATTACCGCCGCCGGGCGTATTCCGCTGCTGGTGGGGGGCACGATGTTGTACTTCAAGGCGCTGTTAGAGGGACTGTCTCCGTTGCCTTCTGCCGATCCAGAGGTGCGCCAGCGCATTGAGGCACAAGCCGCTGAACGAGGTTGGGAAGCTCTGCATCAGCAACTGACTGAAATCGATCCGGTTTCTGCCGTGCGGATTCATCCCAATGATCCCCAGAGACTTTCTAGAGCACTGGAAGTTTTTTTTATTTCGGGTAAAACTTTAACGGAACTGACTAAAATTTCGGGTGAAACCTTACCTTATCAGGTTCACCAATTTGCGATTGCGCCTGCTAGCCGCGAGTTATTGCACCAGCGTATTGAATTACGTTTTCGTCAGATGCTGGATGCAGGATTTGAAACCGAGGCTCGGGCGCTTTTTAACCGTGGAGATTTGCATACGGACTTGCCTGCCATTCGCTGTGTTGGTTATCGCCAGATGTGGTCTTATCTCGCTGGTGAGATTGATTATGACGAAATGGTTTTCCGCGGAATTTGTGCGACGCGTCAGTTGGCAAAGCGACAAATGACCTGGCTACGAGGTTGGGAATCTGTTCATTGGCTCGACAGTGATAAGCCGGAACAGGCTTTAGACTCTGTAATACAGGTTGTTAGTGCATAG
- the hfq gene encoding RNA chaperone Hfq, with product MAKGQSLQDPFLNALRRERVPVSIYLVNGIKLQGQVESFDQFVILLKNTVSQMVYKHAISTVVPSRPVSHHSNNPSGGTNNYHGSNPSAPQQQQQDSDDAE from the coding sequence ATGGCTAAGGGGCAATCTTTGCAAGATCCGTTCCTGAACGCATTGCGTCGTGAACGGGTTCCGGTTTCTATTTATTTAGTGAATGGCATTAAACTGCAGGGCCAAGTTGAGTCTTTCGATCAGTTTGTCATTCTGTTGAAAAACACAGTTAGCCAGATGGTATATAAGCACGCTATCTCTACTGTTGTCCCGTCTCGCCCGGTATCGCATCACAGCAATAATCCGAGTGGCGGCACCAATAATTATCATGGTAGTAATCCGTCTGCGCCGCAACAACAGCAGCAGGATAGCGATGACGCTGAATAA
- a CDS encoding adenylosuccinate synthase yields MGKNVVVLGTQWGDEGKGKVVDLLTERAKYVVRYQGGHNAGHTLVINGEKTVLHLIPSGILRENVTSIIGNGVVLAPDALMREMTGLEARGVPVRERLLLSEACPLILPYHVALDNAREKARGSKAIGTTGRGIGPAYEDKVARRGLRVGDLFNKETFAAKLKEIVDYHNFQLVHYYKVDAVDYQEVLDSLMAVDPQTGVSVADILTGMVVDVSELLDSARKKGELIMFEGAQGTLLDIDHGTYPYVTSSNTTAGGVATGSGMGPRYVDYVLGIMKAYSTRVGAGPFPTELEDETGKFLRTQGNEYGATTGRDRRTGWLDIVAVKRAVQINSLSGFCMTKLDVLDGLKEVKICVGYRMPDGREMDTTPLAAEGWEGIEPIYEVMPGWSEKTFGVKKYEQLPQAALNYIKRVEELTGVPVDIISTGPDRDETMILRDPFDA; encoded by the coding sequence ATGGGTAAGAACGTCGTCGTACTGGGCACCCAATGGGGTGACGAAGGTAAGGGCAAGGTCGTCGACCTGCTGACTGAACGGGCTAAATATGTTGTGCGCTATCAAGGTGGGCATAACGCTGGCCATACTTTGGTTATCAACGGTGAGAAAACCGTTCTTCATTTGATTCCCTCAGGTATTCTGCGTGAAAACGTAACCAGCATCATCGGCAACGGTGTTGTACTGGCTCCTGATGCGTTGATGAGAGAGATGACAGGGTTAGAAGCGCGCGGCGTACCAGTACGTGAGCGACTGTTACTCTCTGAAGCATGCCCGCTAATCCTGCCATATCACGTGGCTCTGGATAACGCGCGTGAAAAAGCACGTGGTTCGAAAGCTATTGGTACCACCGGTCGCGGTATCGGTCCTGCCTACGAAGATAAAGTTGCTCGCCGCGGTCTGCGCGTGGGTGATTTGTTCAATAAAGAAACCTTCGCTGCAAAACTGAAAGAAATTGTGGATTACCACAACTTCCAGTTGGTGCATTACTACAAAGTTGATGCGGTTGATTATCAGGAAGTTCTGGATAGTCTGATGGCTGTCGATCCTCAGACCGGCGTTTCTGTTGCCGATATCCTGACTGGCATGGTTGTTGACGTTTCTGAACTGTTGGATAGCGCCCGTAAGAAAGGCGAGCTGATCATGTTCGAAGGCGCACAAGGCACCTTGCTGGACATCGACCACGGTACCTATCCGTACGTGACTTCGTCTAACACCACCGCGGGTGGCGTTGCGACAGGTTCTGGTATGGGGCCACGTTACGTAGATTACGTACTGGGTATCATGAAGGCTTACTCTACTCGCGTAGGTGCAGGTCCATTCCCTACCGAACTGGAAGACGAAACCGGCAAATTCCTGCGTACGCAAGGTAACGAATACGGTGCGACTACCGGTCGTGACCGTCGTACCGGCTGGCTGGATATCGTTGCCGTTAAGCGCGCCGTTCAGATCAACTCTCTGTCAGGTTTCTGCATGACCAAACTGGACGTGCTGGATGGCCTGAAAGAAGTGAAAATTTGCGTGGGCTACCGCATGCCAGACGGCCGCGAAATGGATACGACTCCGTTGGCAGCTGAAGGCTGGGAAGGTATCGAGCCAATCTACGAAGTTATGCCAGGCTGGTCAGAAAAAACCTTCGGAGTGAAAAAGTACGAGCAGCTACCTCAGGCAGCGTTAAACTACATCAAACGTGTAGAAGAGCTGACTGGTGTTCCGGTTGATATAATTTCTACCGGCCCAGATCGTGACGAGACTATGATCTTGCGCGATCCATTTGATGCCTGA
- the hflK gene encoding FtsH protease activity modulator HflK, protein MAWNQPGNNGQDRDPWGSSNNNGGNSGGNNNKGGRDQGPPDLDDIFRKLSKKLSSFGKGSGSGNGGATQGPGFSGRIVGIAAVAVVVIWAASGFYTIKEAERGVVTRLGKLSHIVQPGLNWKPTFIDEVTPVNVESVRELAASGVMLTSDENVVRIEMNVQYRVTDPAAYLFSVTNPDDSLRQATDSAVRGVIGKYTMDKILTEGRTIVRSDTQRVLEETIRPYNMGITLLDVNFQAARPPEEVKAAFDDAIAARENEQQYIREAEAYANEVQPRANGQAQRLLEDARAYAARKVLEAQGEVAGFAKLLPEYKAAPEITRERLYIETMEKVLGHTHKVLANDKSNNLMVLPLDQMLRGQAGADKAGASKDSSLIRLNPSSSAASSPEKSATSSDSGSVMDQRRANAQRDTSTRVGRE, encoded by the coding sequence ATGGCGTGGAATCAGCCCGGTAATAACGGACAGGACCGCGACCCGTGGGGGAGCAGCAATAATAATGGCGGCAACTCTGGCGGAAATAATAATAAAGGTGGCCGTGATCAGGGGCCGCCGGATCTGGATGATATCTTCCGCAAACTGAGCAAGAAACTGAGTAGTTTCGGCAAAGGTAGCGGAAGTGGTAACGGTGGCGCAACACAGGGTCCTGGCTTTAGCGGACGCATTGTGGGTATCGCTGCGGTAGCCGTTGTCGTCATTTGGGCCGCAAGTGGTTTCTATACCATTAAAGAAGCCGAACGTGGCGTTGTGACACGTTTGGGCAAACTGAGCCATATCGTTCAACCAGGTTTGAACTGGAAACCGACCTTCATCGATGAAGTGACCCCGGTAAACGTTGAATCCGTGCGCGAATTGGCCGCTTCAGGCGTGATGCTGACATCCGATGAGAACGTAGTTCGCATCGAAATGAACGTTCAGTACCGTGTAACCGATCCGGCAGCTTATCTGTTCAGCGTAACCAACCCTGATGACAGTCTGCGTCAGGCAACGGACAGCGCAGTGCGTGGTGTTATCGGTAAATACACCATGGATAAGATTCTGACTGAAGGCCGCACCATCGTTCGTAGCGATACTCAGCGCGTATTGGAAGAAACCATTCGTCCATACAACATGGGTATTACTTTGCTGGACGTCAACTTCCAGGCCGCTCGTCCGCCGGAAGAAGTGAAAGCCGCCTTTGATGATGCGATTGCTGCACGTGAAAACGAACAACAGTACATCCGTGAAGCAGAAGCTTACGCTAACGAAGTTCAGCCACGTGCTAACGGTCAGGCGCAGCGTCTGTTAGAAGATGCTCGTGCTTATGCCGCGCGTAAGGTGCTGGAAGCGCAGGGTGAAGTCGCTGGCTTTGCCAAGTTGCTGCCAGAGTACAAGGCTGCACCAGAAATTACTCGTGAGCGTCTGTATATCGAAACCATGGAAAAAGTCCTGGGTCATACTCACAAAGTATTGGCTAACGACAAGAGTAATAATCTGATGGTGCTGCCATTAGATCAAATGCTGCGTGGACAGGCCGGTGCGGATAAAGCCGGTGCTAGCAAAGACTCAAGTCTGATTCGTTTGAATCCGTCTTCCTCTGCGGCAAGCAGTCCGGAGAAGAGCGCGACTAGCTCAGACTCTGGCTCTGTCATGGATCAGCGCCGGGCAAACGCCCAGCGTGACACTTCCACTCGCGTAGGGAGAGAATAA
- the hflX gene encoding ribosome rescue GTPase HflX → MFDRYEAGEQAVLVHIYFSQDKDTENLSEFESLVSSAGVEALQIVTGSRKAPHPKYFVGEGKAEEIADAVKASGASVVLFDHALSAAQERNLERLCECRVIDRTGLILDIFAQRARTHEGKLQVELAQLRHIATRLVRGWTHLERQKGGIGLRGPGETQLETDRRLLRDRISLILNRLERVAKQREQNRRARNRAEIPTVSLVGYTNAGKSSLFNRITSADVYAADKLFATLDPTLRRINVADVGDTVLADTVGFIRHLPHDLVAAFKATLQETRQASLLLHVIDAADSRVSENVAAVDTVLAEIEADEIPTLLVMNKIDMLDDFEPRIDRNEENLPVRVWLSAETGAGIPLLFQALTERLSGEIAHYELSLPPQAGRLRSRFYQLQAIEKEWIEEGGHIGMVVRLPIVEWRRLCKQEQELIDYVV, encoded by the coding sequence TTGTTTGACCGTTATGAAGCCGGTGAGCAGGCCGTACTGGTTCATATCTATTTCTCGCAAGACAAAGACACAGAAAATCTCAGCGAATTCGAATCGTTGGTATCTTCTGCTGGCGTAGAGGCACTGCAAATTGTGACGGGCAGTCGCAAAGCGCCTCATCCCAAATACTTTGTCGGTGAAGGAAAGGCCGAAGAAATTGCAGATGCCGTTAAGGCCAGTGGCGCATCTGTTGTCCTGTTTGATCACGCACTTTCCGCCGCGCAGGAGAGGAATCTTGAGCGCCTGTGTGAATGTCGGGTGATCGATCGTACCGGATTAATTTTAGATATCTTTGCCCAACGGGCGCGTACTCATGAAGGTAAGTTGCAGGTTGAATTGGCGCAATTGCGTCATATTGCAACTCGACTGGTACGCGGCTGGACGCACCTTGAGCGTCAAAAAGGCGGGATTGGCCTGAGAGGGCCGGGGGAAACCCAACTAGAGACCGACCGCCGTTTGTTACGTGACCGCATTAGCTTGATCCTCAATCGCCTAGAGCGCGTGGCCAAGCAGCGTGAGCAAAACCGACGCGCTCGCAACCGGGCTGAAATACCGACTGTTTCGCTGGTAGGATATACCAATGCCGGCAAGTCCAGCCTGTTTAACCGAATTACGTCTGCCGATGTTTACGCAGCCGACAAACTATTTGCCACGCTGGATCCAACGCTGCGCCGTATTAATGTGGCGGACGTTGGCGATACGGTATTGGCGGATACTGTAGGATTTATTCGACATTTGCCGCACGATTTGGTCGCCGCATTCAAAGCGACATTACAAGAAACGCGGCAGGCTTCGCTGTTATTGCATGTGATTGATGCAGCTGATTCACGCGTGAGCGAGAATGTAGCCGCAGTCGACACCGTGCTAGCAGAAATTGAAGCGGACGAAATCCCTACGCTGTTAGTGATGAACAAAATCGATATGTTGGACGATTTCGAGCCGCGTATCGATCGCAACGAAGAAAACCTGCCGGTCAGGGTTTGGCTCTCAGCCGAAACCGGCGCAGGTATCCCGTTGCTCTTTCAAGCGTTGACGGAGCGTCTTTCTGGTGAAATCGCACACTATGAATTGAGCTTACCGCCTCAGGCTGGCCGTCTACGTAGCCGTTTTTATCAGCTTCAGGCAATTGAAAAAGAGTGGATAGAAGAGGGCGGGCATATCGGTATGGTGGTTCGACTGCCTATCGTTGAATGGCGTCGTCTCTGTAAACAAGAGCAGGAGCTGATCGACTACGTCGTTTAA